The following proteins come from a genomic window of Geminocystis sp. M7585_C2015_104:
- the speD gene encoding adenosylmethionine decarboxylase, with product MKKVGTHLVVDAWQAPADLLNDPERIREGLLNAVKAGKATLIDMCVHQFSPHGVTATVTLAESHIAIHTWPEYGYFAADLFFCGKGEPKEAMKVLQAALGAKETKIREIERGFPEIYASHQATVKKLEELVSSSR from the coding sequence ATGAAAAAAGTGGGTACACATTTAGTGGTGGATGCATGGCAGGCCCCTGCGGATCTTTTAAATGATCCCGAAAGAATCCGCGAGGGGTTATTAAATGCCGTTAAGGCCGGAAAGGCCACCTTGATAGACATGTGTGTACACCAGTTTAGTCCCCACGGGGTAACTGCTACTGTAACCTTGGCAGAGTCACATATTGCCATCCACACGTGGCCAGAGTATGGCTATTTTGCCGCAGATTTGTTCTTCTGTGGCAAGGGGGAACCAAAAGAGGCAATGAAGGTTTTACAGGCGGCACTAGGGGCGAAGGAGACTAAAATCCGAGAGATAGAGCGTGGCTTCCCGGAGATTTACGCCTCTCATCAGGCCACTGTGAAGAAACTAGAGGAGTTGGTTTCTAGTAGTCGGTAA